A single genomic interval of Aureliella helgolandensis harbors:
- the rpsO gene encoding 30S ribosomal protein S15 produces MTTTKELRREAIDGFKTSEGDTGSSSVQIAILTKRINHLTEHMRSNKKDYASRRGLLRMVSRRRSLLDYVRRHDPQGYVDLLGRLNIRK; encoded by the coding sequence ATGACAACGACAAAAGAACTCAGAAGAGAAGCCATCGACGGATTTAAGACTTCAGAGGGCGACACTGGCTCCTCCTCGGTCCAAATCGCGATCTTGACCAAGCGAATCAATCATTTGACCGAGCATATGCGGAGCAATAAGAAGGATTACGCGAGTCGTCGTGGTCTGCTGCGGATGGTTAGCCGCCGTCGCAGTCTGTTGGACTACGTGCGTCGTCACGATCCGCAAGGCTATGTTGATTTGCTCGGCCGCCTCAACATCCGTAAGTAA
- the pnp gene encoding polyribonucleotide nucleotidyltransferase: MSELKIRVEKKIGSKVLSMETGQLAKQAAGSVLVQYGDTVVLTACATGPSRPGTNFFPLTCDYRERLAAAGKFPGGFLKREGRPTTKETLTSRLMDRPIRPLFPKAFNDEVQVQSMVVSSDLQNDGDILAMNGASAALTISSLPFQGPLASVRVAKIDGELVAFPTNEELEESELDLIVSGSDKSILMIEGFAQEMPENEMADAVLFGFGVVKEIIGLIDELAAKAQTKQVDFEAPADNGILSRLQADYYDRYRQAKQTEGKQARGEAVKALKEEAKAALIPDPKAEGAICADAFSTAWHDLEHQVVRELILGGTRPDGRDHNSLRAIECETDILPRTHGSAIFQRGETQALVSVTLGTSRDEQRVDGLIEEYSKKFMLDYNFPSYSVGECRPIRGPGRREIGHGALAERSVAPIVPDAEEFPYTIRVISDITESNGSSSMASVCGATLGLMAAGVPISNPVAGISIGLVKDKDRWVLLTDIIGDEDHFGDMDFKIAGTPEGITGIQLDLKIDGISEEIMRATLKQAREARMEILRKMITAIPRPRTETSRYAPRLLRTKIDSDKIGLLIGPGGKNIRAIQEDTGATIDVEDDGTVVVAAMNGDAAQAALLRVEACTATAQIGKIYDGTVSSVRDFGAFVEILPGRDGLVHISELSSGYVSSVDDICKVGDAMKVIVIDIDDQDRVKLSRRRALEELGIEDEFANREAGDEERPERAERGGERDRGGDRGGRYGESRGGSGGNGGGRRGGSSGGGRGRR; encoded by the coding sequence ATTAGTGAATTGAAAATCCGAGTAGAAAAAAAAATTGGTTCCAAAGTCTTGTCCATGGAAACCGGACAGCTGGCCAAGCAAGCCGCCGGTAGCGTGCTGGTCCAGTATGGTGACACGGTCGTGTTGACCGCTTGTGCAACCGGCCCATCCCGCCCAGGCACAAACTTCTTCCCGTTGACTTGCGACTACCGCGAGCGACTTGCAGCCGCCGGAAAATTTCCAGGCGGTTTTTTAAAGCGCGAAGGGCGCCCCACCACGAAAGAAACGTTGACTAGCCGTTTGATGGACCGCCCCATCCGACCGCTGTTCCCCAAGGCCTTCAACGACGAAGTCCAAGTCCAGAGTATGGTTGTTAGTAGCGACCTGCAAAACGATGGCGACATCCTCGCCATGAATGGCGCTTCGGCCGCGCTCACCATCAGCTCGCTTCCCTTCCAAGGGCCGTTGGCTTCCGTGCGAGTTGCTAAGATCGATGGCGAGCTCGTCGCCTTCCCGACCAACGAAGAGCTCGAAGAGAGTGAACTCGACCTGATCGTTTCTGGAAGCGACAAATCGATCCTCATGATCGAAGGCTTCGCTCAGGAAATGCCTGAAAACGAAATGGCCGACGCGGTTCTCTTTGGCTTCGGCGTTGTCAAGGAAATTATCGGCTTGATCGATGAGTTGGCGGCCAAAGCCCAGACCAAACAGGTTGACTTTGAAGCCCCTGCAGACAATGGCATCCTGTCGCGTCTGCAAGCGGACTACTACGACCGTTACCGCCAAGCCAAGCAAACCGAAGGCAAGCAGGCTCGTGGCGAAGCAGTCAAGGCATTGAAGGAAGAGGCCAAGGCGGCGCTCATCCCAGATCCGAAGGCAGAGGGTGCAATTTGCGCCGATGCGTTCTCAACTGCGTGGCACGATCTTGAGCATCAGGTTGTACGCGAGCTCATCCTCGGCGGAACGCGTCCTGATGGTCGCGATCACAACAGCCTGCGGGCTATCGAATGCGAAACGGACATTCTCCCTCGCACCCACGGTTCGGCAATCTTCCAACGTGGTGAGACTCAAGCACTCGTATCCGTAACTCTCGGCACAAGCCGAGATGAGCAACGCGTCGACGGTTTGATCGAAGAGTACAGCAAGAAGTTCATGCTGGATTACAATTTCCCTTCCTATTCGGTTGGCGAATGCCGTCCAATCCGCGGCCCAGGTCGTCGCGAAATCGGACACGGAGCTCTCGCGGAACGATCGGTTGCACCGATCGTGCCGGATGCGGAGGAATTCCCCTACACGATTCGTGTGATTAGCGATATTACCGAATCCAATGGCTCTTCCTCGATGGCCAGCGTTTGTGGAGCCACCCTCGGCCTCATGGCAGCCGGTGTACCCATTTCCAATCCGGTGGCTGGTATCAGCATCGGTCTGGTGAAGGACAAGGATCGCTGGGTCTTGCTAACCGATATCATCGGCGATGAAGATCACTTCGGCGATATGGATTTCAAGATTGCCGGGACGCCTGAAGGTATTACTGGTATCCAACTCGATCTCAAAATTGATGGAATCAGCGAAGAGATCATGCGTGCGACTCTCAAGCAAGCTCGGGAAGCTCGCATGGAGATCCTCCGCAAGATGATCACAGCCATTCCCCGACCGCGAACTGAAACCAGTCGCTACGCGCCGCGTTTGCTTCGCACCAAAATCGACTCCGACAAAATTGGTCTACTCATCGGACCTGGCGGAAAGAATATTCGCGCGATTCAAGAAGATACCGGTGCGACCATCGACGTCGAAGATGACGGTACCGTAGTGGTTGCAGCCATGAACGGCGATGCCGCTCAAGCTGCCCTGTTGCGCGTCGAAGCCTGTACTGCTACAGCTCAAATCGGCAAAATCTACGATGGAACGGTTAGTAGCGTCCGAGACTTCGGTGCATTCGTTGAAATTCTACCTGGACGAGACGGCTTGGTTCACATCAGTGAGCTTTCAAGCGGCTATGTTTCCAGCGTAGATGACATCTGCAAGGTCGGCGATGCGATGAAAGTCATCGTAATCGATATCGACGATCAAGATCGCGTCAAGTTGAGTCGTCGTCGAGCACTGGAAGAGCTTGGTATCGAAGACGAGTTCGCCAACCGTGAAGCGGGTGATGAAGAGCGACCCGAGCGCGCTGAGCGTGGTGGCGAGCGCGATCGTGGCGGCGATCGAGGTGGTCGTTACGGCGAGTCCCGCGGCGGAAGTGGCGGCAACGGCGGTGGTCGACGCGGCGGAAGTAGCGGTGGAGGCCGCGGTCGTCGATAG
- a CDS encoding AP2 domain-containing protein gives MPRKLKGYSRVDSEGNNAHGWLVRIKRGEIHRSRFISDSTHGGKRKSEKVAKEVYQEWVEELPEPDTSENKLGKRNSTGVVGVHHSWDQDSRFPNCRYESYVASWVDENSKRRNIRFSISKYGKKVAFELACICRQNRLLEREKVLALHEGGAKVAVKKKASPKKAAPKKITTKKTATKAATKTAAKSKAAKKTTSKKSSVAKRSTKKGAAPKAAAKRTTAVKGAKKKPATKKLPAAKKKAATKKKAATKKKAATKKPAARKK, from the coding sequence TTGCCACGTAAATTAAAAGGCTATTCAAGAGTTGATTCCGAAGGTAACAACGCACACGGTTGGTTGGTAAGAATCAAACGTGGTGAAATTCATCGTTCGCGATTCATTTCCGATTCAACGCATGGCGGAAAACGCAAGTCGGAAAAAGTTGCCAAGGAAGTCTACCAGGAATGGGTAGAAGAACTCCCCGAGCCCGATACTTCGGAGAATAAGCTGGGCAAACGCAACTCAACCGGAGTGGTTGGTGTTCACCACTCGTGGGATCAAGATAGCCGATTTCCCAATTGCCGTTATGAATCGTACGTAGCGTCTTGGGTCGATGAAAACAGCAAGCGTCGCAACATTCGCTTCTCGATCAGCAAGTATGGTAAGAAGGTTGCCTTCGAACTGGCTTGCATTTGCCGACAGAATCGATTGCTGGAACGCGAAAAGGTGCTCGCATTGCACGAAGGTGGCGCCAAAGTCGCAGTGAAGAAGAAGGCTTCCCCGAAAAAGGCAGCCCCTAAGAAAATTACGACCAAGAAGACTGCAACCAAGGCAGCGACGAAGACAGCAGCTAAGTCTAAGGCAGCCAAGAAGACGACTAGCAAGAAGAGTAGTGTTGCCAAGCGTTCCACCAAGAAGGGGGCAGCTCCTAAAGCCGCAGCCAAGCGTACCACAGCGGTAAAGGGAGCCAAGAAGAAGCCAGCTACTAAGAAACTGCCAGCCGCTAAGAAAAAGGCAGCGACTAAGAAGAAGGCAGCGACCAAGAAGAAGGCAGCGACCAAGAAACCAGCCGCTCGCAAGAAGTAG
- a CDS encoding cytochrome c3 family protein encodes MSDRSRHLTSRNARRLLSLLLSWVCWCSFLGAPSLAVAQSRYATSDNMSGYVHWIELFDASNTKIDPASENPPPYSPEKTCGRCHEFDTIAHGWHFNAVNEAADPGRGGQPWIWSDDRTGTHLPLSYRDWMGTYNPDALGLSRWQVAAKFGSFLPGGGPGSEESIAAGEALQGEERPEGYLDRSGVTGALPVDCMLCHRKQGNGYSPFVWSEQIEDENFAYAPTAALGVGTVAGSMKRLKDDFDPTAEGAASKLPKVTYEASRFRSDGKVFIDLIRKPENNACYYCHTNVPAETTQGTRWQHDEDVHLRAGMSCADCHRNGLDHNTVRGFEGEQHPSGSVATSLSCQGCHMPNDSADGLSRAGRMGAPQPAHAGLPPLHFDKLTCTACHSGGLLEPSVGRQLNSIAHHLGQHVKRTGLEQPGIVGPVHLPASGLRQSSAPPAATNEAPSEADETASGAEEAAGEPVAVASPDEGTVKQVEVGKYTPHRMMWPSYWGVKRNEKIVPLNPEEVYELIRRPLKVRREFTEELADVKLSLSQRKELLGEDRARAKEEEWTTEERQKIATAERTARELQVSERVSDALQAIEEAYPDSVAIFISGGSGFVRDGASTIKAVEPESLGDAAEPYAWPMAHAVRPARQALGATGCLECHSDNSLFFGAEVLPVGLLPGQSTKPLKTHTLQEVDTDRLTAWNQLFQGRAFFKIAGLIALGLTCVVALSACAINLSRITRR; translated from the coding sequence ATGTCCGATCGATCTCGTCACCTGACTAGCCGTAACGCGCGCCGCCTGCTCTCCCTGCTGTTGAGCTGGGTGTGCTGGTGCAGCTTCCTGGGGGCTCCCTCCCTCGCCGTCGCGCAATCACGTTACGCCACTTCCGATAACATGAGTGGCTATGTGCACTGGATTGAGCTGTTTGATGCATCCAATACTAAGATCGATCCAGCTTCCGAAAATCCACCGCCCTATTCTCCCGAGAAAACTTGCGGGAGATGCCATGAATTCGATACGATTGCGCACGGCTGGCATTTCAATGCCGTGAACGAGGCGGCCGATCCGGGCCGTGGCGGTCAGCCCTGGATTTGGTCGGACGATCGTACCGGGACTCATCTACCACTTTCCTACCGCGATTGGATGGGAACCTACAATCCAGACGCTTTGGGGCTATCACGTTGGCAAGTGGCTGCCAAGTTCGGCAGCTTTCTGCCCGGGGGAGGCCCAGGCTCGGAAGAGTCCATTGCTGCCGGTGAAGCCCTGCAGGGTGAGGAACGGCCCGAGGGATACCTCGATCGCAGCGGAGTGACTGGGGCGCTCCCCGTTGATTGCATGCTGTGCCATCGTAAGCAGGGAAACGGGTATAGCCCATTTGTGTGGTCGGAGCAGATTGAAGACGAGAATTTTGCCTATGCGCCGACAGCCGCCCTCGGTGTTGGCACCGTAGCTGGCTCCATGAAACGCTTAAAGGACGACTTCGATCCCACTGCCGAAGGTGCGGCGAGCAAATTACCCAAGGTGACGTACGAGGCCAGTCGCTTTCGTAGCGATGGCAAAGTCTTCATCGATTTGATTCGCAAACCTGAGAATAACGCGTGTTACTATTGCCACACCAACGTTCCCGCAGAGACCACTCAGGGAACGCGTTGGCAGCATGATGAAGATGTGCACTTGCGGGCAGGCATGTCATGCGCGGATTGCCACCGCAACGGTTTAGATCACAATACGGTCCGTGGATTCGAGGGGGAGCAGCATCCGTCAGGAAGCGTCGCCACCTCGCTATCCTGCCAGGGCTGTCATATGCCTAACGATAGCGCGGATGGATTATCGCGAGCAGGGCGCATGGGAGCCCCCCAACCCGCCCACGCGGGTTTGCCTCCGCTACACTTCGACAAACTGACTTGCACCGCATGCCACTCGGGTGGATTGCTGGAACCAAGCGTTGGACGACAGCTCAATTCCATCGCCCACCACTTAGGGCAGCACGTCAAGCGGACGGGCCTTGAGCAGCCTGGAATTGTCGGCCCGGTCCATTTGCCAGCCAGCGGTTTGCGGCAATCATCCGCCCCCCCGGCCGCTACTAACGAAGCGCCTAGTGAGGCAGACGAAACAGCCTCGGGAGCAGAAGAAGCAGCCGGAGAGCCCGTCGCAGTGGCCTCTCCAGACGAGGGGACCGTCAAGCAGGTGGAGGTTGGAAAGTACACACCTCATCGAATGATGTGGCCGTCCTACTGGGGAGTCAAGCGGAATGAGAAAATCGTCCCACTCAATCCTGAAGAGGTGTACGAGCTCATTCGCAGACCACTTAAAGTTCGGCGTGAATTCACCGAAGAACTCGCGGACGTTAAGCTCTCACTGAGCCAGCGCAAGGAGCTGCTGGGCGAGGATCGCGCGCGAGCCAAAGAAGAGGAATGGACCACTGAAGAGCGGCAGAAAATTGCAACCGCGGAACGCACCGCCCGCGAGTTGCAAGTGTCGGAGCGAGTGTCGGATGCGTTGCAGGCGATCGAAGAGGCGTACCCCGATTCAGTAGCGATCTTTATTTCCGGGGGCAGCGGTTTCGTCCGCGATGGAGCGTCTACGATCAAAGCGGTGGAGCCGGAATCACTGGGCGACGCCGCCGAGCCCTACGCCTGGCCGATGGCCCATGCAGTGCGGCCTGCACGCCAAGCCCTCGGTGCGACCGGCTGTTTAGAATGCCATAGTGACAACTCTCTTTTCTTCGGAGCTGAAGTCTTGCCCGTGGGACTACTGCCGGGGCAGTCCACTAAGCCGCTCAAGACGCACACCCTGCAAGAAGTCGATACAGACAGACTGACTGCTTGGAATCAACTCTTTCAAGGCCGAGCATTTTTTAAGATCGCTGGCCTGATCGCCTTGGGGCTAACTTGCGTCGTCGCATTGTCGGCGTGCGCGATCAATCTGAGCCGAATCACTCGCCGTTAA
- a CDS encoding GTPase → MPIPATQLYRLTAELPSAIATLAVSGPEAVQRVLQRLELRTQTLEIDKVYYGLWHASTAEHSAAEQVVVCRTGPQTVELHCHGGQAICQALIGDFARLGCPLAEARGWTSQACPLALEAERQLLNASTDKVAGILLDQMQGALANSIRRTSRLLQQENLPEAEQALEEMLTWNELGLHLNQPWRIVLAGPPNTGKSSLTNAIVGAQRVIVHDTPGTTRDWVEVQVALDGWPVSITDTAGIRDSADDIEQQGISRAAQRVRESDCVVFVVDSQVGWTAAHASFLALAPPRRLVAWNKSDLQSTERESSDLQRAPASLATLADWSADARTPEERAIPVIPTSCLGEPGIGGLLDAISQSLIPVSPRVGEAVPMHPAIIGSLEAARLQVRAQTPSAALKCCERALRAEACE, encoded by the coding sequence ATGCCCATCCCTGCAACCCAACTCTACCGGCTCACAGCAGAGCTACCATCTGCGATTGCGACGCTAGCCGTCAGTGGCCCGGAAGCCGTCCAGCGAGTGTTGCAGCGACTGGAATTGCGAACTCAAACACTGGAGATCGACAAGGTCTACTACGGCTTGTGGCACGCGAGTACCGCAGAACACTCCGCTGCAGAGCAAGTCGTGGTCTGCCGCACAGGTCCGCAGACAGTGGAATTGCACTGCCATGGCGGCCAAGCAATTTGCCAAGCTTTGATTGGCGACTTCGCAAGACTGGGGTGCCCACTGGCAGAGGCCCGAGGCTGGACCTCACAAGCGTGCCCCCTGGCCTTAGAAGCCGAACGCCAGCTACTGAACGCTTCGACCGATAAGGTCGCAGGGATCCTACTCGATCAAATGCAGGGTGCATTGGCGAATTCCATTCGCCGAACGAGCCGACTGCTTCAGCAAGAAAACCTGCCGGAGGCAGAGCAGGCACTCGAGGAAATGCTGACCTGGAACGAACTCGGCTTGCATTTGAACCAACCCTGGCGAATCGTCTTAGCGGGGCCTCCCAACACCGGCAAAAGCAGCTTGACCAATGCGATAGTTGGCGCGCAGCGAGTCATTGTGCACGACACCCCCGGCACAACGCGGGACTGGGTTGAAGTCCAAGTGGCCCTCGACGGCTGGCCCGTGTCGATCACCGATACCGCTGGGATACGCGATTCGGCGGACGATATCGAGCAGCAGGGAATTAGCCGCGCCGCGCAACGCGTGCGGGAAAGTGATTGCGTGGTGTTCGTAGTCGATTCCCAGGTCGGCTGGACTGCCGCGCATGCAAGCTTTCTCGCGCTCGCTCCCCCTCGGCGACTGGTGGCTTGGAATAAGTCAGATTTGCAATCCACCGAGCGCGAGTCCTCGGACCTGCAGCGCGCCCCGGCCTCGCTCGCAACGCTCGCCGACTGGTCAGCCGACGCCCGCACTCCGGAGGAACGGGCAATCCCGGTCATTCCGACCAGTTGTTTGGGCGAACCTGGTATTGGAGGGCTGCTGGACGCAATTTCTCAAAGCTTAATCCCCGTTTCGCCACGCGTTGGTGAAGCGGTGCCCATGCACCCGGCGATCATTGGATCTCTGGAAGCTGCCAGGCTCCAAGTTCGTGCACAGACTCCCTCTGCTGCCCTGAAATGCTGCGAGAGGGCCCTCCGAGCCGAGGCGTGCGAGTGA
- a CDS encoding serine/threonine-protein kinase, with protein MPHSSPIEPDDPLDEMEVERALAEYMQKSDAGELTDRESFLALHPTLRSQLAELLEAADWIERLAGPTFLEQPPTREVPASDHGPGNAKQAPEVTQASAEQEETLPLHNFWAAGIPSLPAESDHHRDAERQTLPGKGKSADFSVNDQPATGGARPQPLLFDTQNPPRPAATGPLQIELAQPKLPCQFGDYVLERVLGCGGMGVVYFGRQTRLDRPVAIKTIRSGALASQEEVLRFYAEARSAARLDHPCIVTVHQCGEHEGHRYFSMDYVAGSDLSKMLNEGRIDCKRAARYVRDAARAIQYAHDRGVVHRDLKPANVLVDENDAVRITDFGLAKTIDNEAGLTATGATLGTPSYMSPEQAAGNQDEQNHATDIYSLGAVLYTIVTGSPPFKAANVMQTMFQVIHRPAPKASNVADGVDDEIATIIDVCLQKSPERRYRSAAALADDLDRYLQGLPIHARPLSRVRRAWYWLLGVPIVGAILDNRVVEPTDAHRWVQRGLISVAMLMLAASMLWVIPSSVWFKNRIPSKVAVASGAAGGSYEQLATVISDMLVNSTKTQTRIVPSAGSSDNLGKLERGEVDLAILQADAVDSGAIAVVAPLYFEVVHVLVRADSDLTKLSEFGHHRIAVGDQMAGSQSVAKLLLQHAGVNLADVELDESQWQHLASELPQEQLQCDAAIVVSRVGGSEIKYFLNSGFRFLPISNAWQFALDEPSFRPYIVSAEHYPDRQISADGVATVATPAYLAARDDAPAALVQAVLRSLFTPEVVAQTGIFSANHAAHWQGIAWHPAAREFFGPYRGSIPVKEPLR; from the coding sequence TTGCCACACTCCAGCCCTATCGAGCCCGACGATCCGCTAGATGAAATGGAGGTCGAGCGTGCCTTGGCTGAGTACATGCAGAAGAGCGATGCGGGCGAGTTGACAGACCGCGAGTCGTTTCTTGCGCTCCATCCAACTCTACGCAGCCAGTTGGCTGAGTTACTAGAGGCCGCCGACTGGATCGAACGCTTGGCTGGGCCGACTTTTCTTGAGCAGCCTCCCACTCGGGAAGTGCCTGCCAGCGATCATGGGCCAGGCAACGCGAAGCAGGCCCCAGAGGTAACCCAGGCGTCAGCAGAGCAGGAAGAGACGCTGCCACTCCACAATTTCTGGGCTGCCGGAATCCCATCCCTTCCGGCCGAGTCGGATCACCATCGTGACGCGGAGCGGCAGACGTTGCCAGGGAAGGGGAAGTCGGCCGATTTTTCCGTAAACGATCAACCAGCGACAGGCGGCGCCCGCCCTCAACCACTACTGTTTGATACTCAGAATCCACCGCGTCCCGCAGCAACTGGGCCACTGCAGATCGAGCTCGCGCAGCCCAAGCTTCCCTGTCAGTTTGGGGATTATGTCTTGGAGCGAGTTCTGGGATGCGGCGGAATGGGGGTCGTCTACTTCGGGAGGCAAACGCGCCTCGATCGTCCGGTTGCTATCAAGACAATTCGCTCTGGGGCGCTTGCCAGCCAAGAGGAAGTCCTCAGATTCTACGCAGAAGCGCGCAGCGCCGCCCGGTTGGACCATCCCTGCATCGTCACGGTTCATCAATGCGGTGAGCATGAGGGCCATCGCTACTTCTCGATGGACTACGTTGCCGGCTCCGACTTATCGAAAATGCTGAACGAGGGCAGGATCGATTGCAAGCGAGCTGCACGGTACGTCCGTGACGCCGCTCGCGCCATCCAATACGCCCACGACCGTGGCGTGGTCCACCGTGACTTGAAACCTGCCAATGTGCTGGTCGACGAAAACGATGCAGTACGGATCACCGACTTCGGTTTGGCGAAAACGATTGACAACGAAGCTGGGCTAACTGCTACCGGAGCCACACTTGGGACGCCGAGCTACATGTCGCCCGAACAAGCCGCGGGCAACCAAGACGAACAGAACCACGCGACAGACATCTACTCGTTGGGAGCGGTGCTGTACACGATCGTGACTGGCAGCCCCCCTTTCAAGGCGGCGAACGTCATGCAGACGATGTTCCAAGTCATCCACCGTCCGGCCCCGAAGGCTAGCAACGTGGCAGACGGCGTGGATGATGAGATTGCCACGATCATCGATGTTTGCCTGCAAAAGTCTCCGGAACGCCGCTACCGAAGCGCAGCGGCTTTGGCCGATGACCTCGACCGCTATTTGCAGGGATTGCCGATTCACGCCCGCCCGCTTTCGCGCGTCCGTCGCGCGTGGTACTGGCTGCTGGGAGTGCCTATCGTCGGCGCAATATTGGACAACCGCGTGGTAGAACCCACGGACGCTCACCGCTGGGTTCAACGCGGTTTAATTTCAGTCGCAATGCTCATGCTGGCAGCTTCGATGCTGTGGGTAATCCCCTCCAGTGTTTGGTTCAAAAATCGCATTCCGAGCAAGGTGGCAGTAGCCTCTGGGGCTGCAGGCGGGAGCTACGAGCAACTGGCGACTGTGATTAGTGACATGTTGGTGAATTCCACCAAGACCCAAACGAGAATCGTGCCCTCCGCAGGCTCGTCGGACAATCTTGGCAAGCTGGAGCGAGGCGAAGTGGATTTGGCAATCCTGCAAGCGGACGCCGTGGACTCAGGTGCTATCGCTGTCGTAGCCCCACTCTATTTCGAAGTGGTACATGTTCTAGTGCGTGCCGATTCAGACTTAACCAAGCTATCGGAATTCGGGCATCACCGAATTGCAGTGGGTGATCAAATGGCCGGTTCACAGAGCGTAGCCAAGCTGCTGCTGCAGCATGCCGGCGTGAACCTTGCAGACGTTGAACTGGACGAATCGCAGTGGCAACACCTCGCAAGCGAACTGCCCCAGGAGCAATTGCAGTGCGACGCAGCGATCGTCGTGTCACGCGTTGGAGGGTCGGAGATCAAATATTTCCTCAATAGTGGATTTCGATTCCTGCCCATTTCGAACGCTTGGCAGTTTGCCTTGGATGAGCCGAGCTTTCGCCCGTACATCGTCAGCGCAGAACACTACCCCGACCGACAGATTTCGGCAGACGGAGTTGCGACCGTCGCCACACCGGCCTACCTAGCGGCACGGGACGACGCACCTGCAGCGCTGGTTCAAGCGGTACTAAGGAGCCTGTTTACGCCGGAAGTCGTGGCTCAGACGGGGATCTTTTCAGCAAACCATGCCGCGCACTGGCAAGGCATTGCATGGCATCCCGCCGCGCGTGAGTTCTTCGGCCCTTACCGAGGGAGCATCCCCGTGAAGGAACCACTCCGGTAA
- the ykgO gene encoding type B 50S ribosomal protein L36: MKVVSSIGALKFRHPDCQVVRRRGRIYVICKSNPRFKVRQGGAKVRKKKR, translated from the coding sequence ATGAAAGTTGTTTCCTCGATCGGCGCTCTTAAATTTCGTCACCCTGATTGCCAGGTTGTGCGGCGTCGTGGTCGTATCTACGTAATTTGCAAAAGCAATCCTCGCTTCAAGGTCCGCCAGGGCGGTGCCAAGGTTCGCAAGAAAAAACGCTAG